The nucleotide window aagtaatcagttactttcagagcaattgtaattgtaacttgaattattacttttttggccaagtaattgtaactgtaatttattactttttaaaagtaatcttccaagctctggatattccATGTTTATTTTCCTTTGGAGGAGGTCACGGGAGGTGTCATGATACTCTCCAATATTAGCTTTCATATAAAAATATACAGGTTGAACATAGGTCGAAGCATAACCAAAGTCCACAACTCCCATATCTGATCTCTGAGGAGTAAAGAGGCTTTCAGATCCCTAAAGttcagctttctatgtttctctctctttgtatCCATCCAAATTGCAGCCTGACCAATTTGTGTCCTTCACAAATATCTGAACTACCTCATTTTTACTTACGAAGGGAAGGCTCCTGGATATATTCAGAGCTAAATTGCCTCAAAGCaattttgtgtgtttattttaagtgTGCTTGTTGGGGTTGccctttttatattattataattaatagtTAAAAAGGATCATAATAGCTTTTGTAAATGATCACTTGTGATCCAAGACATGGGGTGGAAGGAGTACCAAGACTAAAAGACATATCTCCTTAGCCTTTGACTTCCATTAAAACAGATAGCATAGACAGAACTGTAGCGTgtcatttaatttatatctcagTCCTTATAGTATGTGATAGTGATTCTGTCATGTGATTCCAGATGGAGATGGCCAATGGCAGCACCATCCACGAATTCATTTTGCTGGGATTTGACGTTCAACAGCGGACACGATTCTTGCTCCTTGGCTTTTTCTCCATTCTCTACATGCTCACTTTGGCTGAGAACATCACTATCATCACAGTGGTGTCCCTAGATAACCACTTGGCCCAGCTTCCCATGTACATCCTGCTGAGCAATTTCTCCTGGATGGAGATGTGCTACGTGACCACCACTGTGCCCCGTATGCTCTCTGACCTGATTTCCACTTATGGAATCATCTCCTTCCAGGCCTGTTTCCTCCAGTTCTACTTCTTGTTCTCCCTTGGCTGCACTGAAGGCTTATTCCTTTCAGCCATGGCCTTGGATCGGTACTTGGCCATCTGCCACCCTCTACGCTACCCACAACTCATGACCCAACATTCCTGCTATGCCTTTGTAGGGACATGTTGGGTTGTTGGCTTCTTGTGGTTTTCTATCCCAGTGATTTTGATCTCCAAGTTGTCCTTTTGTGGTCCTAACATTATTGACCACTTTTTGTGTGATCCTGGGCCAATTCTGTCCCTGGCCTGCCCTCCACTCGGAAATGCTACCGTTGTCTTCCAAACATTTCTGTATGTTCTGTTTTCATGCAATGTATTCTTTGTTTTGCTATCATATGGCTTTGTCATTCTCAACCTGATAAAATCTTCAAACGAAGCCAGTCGTAGGAAGGCCTTCTCTACCATCTCTTTCCACATAATGGTGGTGACACTTTTTTATGGCAGTGTGGCAGTGGAGTTCTTTATTCCAGGGGGAGAAAGTCGCTCAGAGGCCACCAAGGCAGTCACGCTGTTCTACACGGCCATCACACCATTTCTTAATCCCCTGATCTACTGTCTGAGAAATGATCAGGTGAAAGAGGCCCTGGGCAGGTTACTCAAGAGAAAGGAAACATTCCTTAGGAGAAAGGTGGCAGTATAATATGGACAGGAGTCAAGAAAACCAAAAACCTCAAAACTGTCAAACACTCAAGTGAAGTCATAAAATTAAAACACTCAGCTACATAAGAGTGCCTCATCTCCtgatttttgttttgcaatgttcAGTGAAGATGTTTACCCACAATATACAAAGGGTTGTAATCACTGATTTTTCTATTTTCCTTTATTAGTGATCTTGTTATATTGTGATGTATGTCTTCCCCTTTCTCTTGCTTGTAATTTCAACTTTATTTCAATACAgaaatccacttttttaaaaagtaaaacaatgAGAAAGAGAACAAGCCCCAGTGTTTGTCTTCACCCAGTTTGGAGGGCTCAGTACATAAGAAACCCAAGATACTTTAAATTACTAGTTCTCTTCAGCGATCTCCAAGTTCTTCTTTGGATGGAAATCATAACTAGCTTTGAAAGGCAAATCCTCAAGAGCCATCTTTCTTGGATGAAGCTTCAGCTAACCTTTTAAAATAAGGCTTCAAGCTGAGTATGGCACCAGCGGCCAAGCTGTCCAGTCTACACCCTACAATGCAGACTTTTCTCTAGCCACTACCAAACCCAGCTCTGAGCGATGAAGAATGCAGGGACTCTAAATGCTGGGATTTTGTGCACATCCAATCTTTGGCTGGTTGGAGCAGTTTCCTCTGTGCTACTGAGGTACAGAAATATCAGGTGATTACAGAGGGATGAGATGGGCATCTTAGAGGGCTAGGTTTGCTAAGATGCTATTTCTGAAGAATAGCCTGAAAGTTTCCAGTACGTTTTGCTGCTTTGCAGGAGAAATAATAGATTAAAGCAAATTCATATTGTTGATGCCTGCTTGCTTAATAACCATAAGCCAGACTTCGGCAGAAAGAAAGTTGAGATTTGCAGGTGGGGGGGGATCTCTGGTCAGTTTCTGGTAGCCCATCAGTGGCTGCTGGTTGCAGAATTCTGGTAGCCCATAAGTGACTACTGGTTGCAGAATTCTTCTTGGTGCAGAATTCTATTTGCAAAGAATTCTGGATCCAGCAAGACAGTGATATTCTCAGACATTGTGAGCATTGCTTAAAACAGATGACTCACTGCATAACTGTTCAGAGATCCTCAATGAGAACAGTTGCTGCTACGTTAAAAACCCATCAGTAGATGAAGAGGATTTTGAAGAAATAGATCACTTAAGACTGAACTCAGTCTGTCGGGGTCTGTGCCACATTACCAAGTGCTAAAGAAACTTGTTTAACCCTCCCTGTGCCACCAACACAGTAGTTCTGAAGAACTTGTTTCCTTGCAAATTAACAGATAGCAGCCCTAATCTCAGAAATAGCTTCATGTTGGGGATAACTCATGCCAGATAAAGAGACGGTTTGCCCATTCCAAGCATTCAACAGAGTATTTTAGATTAGTACTGAACAATGAAAGACTAGCCTCCATGCAGTTTTGTGTGTGATCCAGATGGAGATGATCAATGAGACTATAGTGCAGGAATTCATTCTTCTGGGCTTCAGAGTTGGACCACAGGGACGCctgctccttctcatcttctttacAGCTGTCTACTGTTAGCTCattaagctgagtcattccccatgttgggaaaGGGTTAACTATATCACAGTAATTAcgtgaaggacacacagctgtaCCGGATTAAAGGGGCTGGCTATAAAACACAAGCccagagagccaggctgtgtgggaGAAGATAGGAGTGTAGGTTATGTTGGTGATTATTTCTGTATGCACTTGGATAAAGTTTGTTTTACTGGCACAAAGCTCAATAGTGGTTTCTTCCTGTTTGCCAGCTCGGGAGTGCTGTTACTCacacacctctgtgtcctgtgcaacaAGTAATGTCTGCTTTGTTGGTTTGGGGCACAAGAGCTCAACATCTACACCCTCACTTTGGCCAAgaacttcatcatcatcatgatagtGGTTCAAGATGCTCGCTTGGCTCGTCTGCCCATGTACATCCTGCTGAGCAACTTCTCCTGGCTGGAGATATGTTATGTGAGTGCCACAGTGCCAAGGATGCCCTTTGACCTGTCCTTTCCAGGTGGGGTCATCTCCTTCCATGCCTGCTTCCTCcagttttacatttttttctcccttggcACTTTTGAATGTCTCTTCCTCTCAGCCATGGCCTTggatctgttttatttgtttgtttattgcattaatATATCACacaatagccaaagctctctgggcagtttacagcaattaaaaacattaaaaacaaatatataaatttaaaacacattattttaaaaaaaattaaaaacacaaaaacaatttaaaaacaatttaaaaacacatgctaaaatgcctgggagaagaagaagatCTTGACctgacactgaaaagataacagtgttggtaccaggcacacctcatcagggagatcattccataatttgggggccaccactgagaaggccctcccccttgttgccagactcccagcttcccttggagtaggcacctggaggaaggcctttgatgttgagcataatgtatgggtgggttcatgttgggagaagcgttccatcaggtattgtggtcccaagccatgtaaggctttataggttaaaaccaggaccttgaatcaagctcagaaacatacgggcagccaatgcaagcaggccagaatcggttttatatgtttgaaacaTCTGGTccagttaccaatctggccgctacaagctgtagtttcagaaccatcttcaaaggcagccccacgtagagtgcattgcagtaatctaacttggaggttaccagagcatggacaactgaacccaggttatccctgtccagataggggagtagctgggccacaaaccgaaggtggtagaaggcattctgtgccaccaaggctacctgagcctcaagtgaaagagatggttctaggagaaccggcaagctacgaacctgctccttcagggggagtgcaaccctatccaggacaggttggacattcaccatccgctcagaagaaccacccactagcagcatctcagtcataagaacataagaacataagaagagcctgctggatcaggccagtggcccatctagtccagcatcctgttctcacagtggtcaaccaggtgcctgggggaagcccgcaagcaggacctgagtgcaagaacactctcccctcctgaggcttccagcaactggttttcagaagcatgctgcctctgactagggtggcagagcacagccatcacggctagtagccattgatagccctgtcctccatgaatttgtctaatcttcttttaaagccatccaagctggtggccattactgcatcttgtgggagcaaattccatagtttaactatgcgctgagtaaagaagtacttccttttgtctgtcctgaatcttccaacattcagcttctttgaatgtccacgagttctagtattatgagagagggagaagaacttttctctatccactttctcaatgccatgcataattgtatacacttgtatcatgtctcctctgacccgccttttctctaaactaaaaagccccaaatgctgcaacctttcctcgtaagggagtcgctccatccccttgatcattctggttgcccccttctgaaccttttccaactctagaatatcctttttgagatgaggcgaccagaactgtacacagtattccaaatgcggccgcaccatagatttatacaacggcatt belongs to Rhineura floridana isolate rRhiFlo1 chromosome 11, rRhiFlo1.hap2, whole genome shotgun sequence and includes:
- the LOC133367386 gene encoding olfactory receptor 11G2-like, with amino-acid sequence MEMANGSTIHEFILLGFDVQQRTRFLLLGFFSILYMLTLAENITIITVVSLDNHLAQLPMYILLSNFSWMEMCYVTTTVPRMLSDLISTYGIISFQACFLQFYFLFSLGCTEGLFLSAMALDRYLAICHPLRYPQLMTQHSCYAFVGTCWVVGFLWFSIPVILISKLSFCGPNIIDHFLCDPGPILSLACPPLGNATVVFQTFLYVLFSCNVFFVLLSYGFVILNLIKSSNEASRRKAFSTISFHIMVVTLFYGSVAVEFFIPGGESRSEATKAVTLFYTAITPFLNPLIYCLRNDQVKEALGRLLKRKETFLRRKVAV